A genomic window from Leishmania panamensis strain MHOM/PA/94/PSC-1 chromosome 5 sequence includes:
- a CDS encoding hypothetical protein (TriTrypDB/GeneDB-style sysID: LpmP.05.0670), whose protein sequence is MPSSSSYAAYLHEVALEMNATVSPGAITMCPTTDATEVIAARTTVAVPPSRLLRHRHQQGYDANHGHTNSSATTSCCSDQHTTESYEGSYAYDYLQVPAVGCLSRSNAVLLYEGWKQQQQRRVQAHMQRSSHSTRGVAVHSSSAPYTTSHLTAGIATRENEHKVNVDAMQRSFQHLYAVMKNEGRRQLHGTAETGRAAHLSHSISCSPHRQSRKSSTRSRRCHPDTASQQTQHGASTAIYIPSIDFDSDDIIIEDVSRHRSGMKTVQAAKEAMRAEKCVEISKSPQPAAGSTAISVKVVSPAPTSTDTSVITSSPSKPSTSSSRSCSPPRQSRGQRNQCPRCCRRCDLCHCVGLPRQVSVHARHSGGVVAVAGAARGESHPRSSSPAGGCWSTAAVDSVRLQWPGQSRTGSSRCPSPQQPSSPEARCSSTRSARHKSRQKSPAHGRHDRRYDRRVDRSRHGHHRETSSTAAAVLRDIATRTCTCYWAEFPGLTMAVNPVSHAAGCPYQAHEVLYTEVMLASKVDDGSSSSSSTSSRSRCSSSSSSDGRCDKSGRRSTSKHRRQERSTGTADASGRHDDARQRRTAQLRKTLDDPEAKRTRGRAAVMGSAKRRTYIEMMMDAARDSLPSASSRRPRSGGHGSTAKATASSFTTKKYLKATAAATPLLSSSMAQGRLPTGEAPPKLEDEQPQEQSPPPPSSRSASENDRAVAAAEAGEGATAVEKKHDKAGSSSREEKPPSASVGEAVGSTSYGNKPPAQETEKSPLPNEESPLRALSRPRCRPAVGVPGPGSYHVDLAYAASSAAHGIRGASIPKAPRMPAVKSTTPGPGAYDVYKREEEERKQLTAEVIAVRAAAATTTTDGDAAKGKETDATPAAGKPVIGKGIVFASTGARQLQLQYGDAYVHTSTWAKRAAAVPGPGAYNIVDGDHYDQSKPLGAARMGYHFSKSADGAHFCAAAAAATVAGGSAERQDGASSSPSPAPEKAGIRAAAELLRASFVVPWRDWAGGAYIGTTTSNFVAHPSLAGGDRRTLGQTVAADLTRVSCSKASAAVAAAEAAADGSVWKGVGSGVALRLTSQRFPVEVANAPATAVTATAVAKVQGSKTESNANAEGAAPPCGGPGPATYDLESALRWVHRRAPAVSMTFRHDRGPREPLCSVGGATDDGILSSAVGGGATLLSLSSSPHHLSDDAGLSPGPGTYDVRSGEAWRRRCSPQWSFGTAARHVSSAAVPVSAAGEGTNDLNSGNLGAVGHPGPGAYDTETGYRALQRSAASALMGTAARFTVDHSDRASAQASATEAGIADDGVRAGPSIYDVENCYAVLRERIKGGVIPRAGAAAWAKVGSEEAQCSGPGPGAYTLPALPPSGATAFLSTSAPRFPWEQTPAATVANGEGQGATVAAGAYPLHPSTDLFRANQVAPGPGSYDIDAATSLVNRPGAIIGRAPRASLLVPTGATSENVGPGSYMLPALPVGRGAVMLTARACAAAEAGDAAEQPGPGLYDPVDMRASSARAFSLARTSARFPDSDAHAADAPGPCAYGPPAAPVTRSAVFNTAPRFLPNSGDVADSLVGPGSYDPYRPNTAAPAHRIARARRFPDGDGDGDGTGADSVGPGAYEVVDLSPPGRSAVMGSAVARPTLEWKDGNSDGVTAVGSAAVGPGPGAYSPQYAQVERSAPRVVLARAPAGRGAVDYYASGDASMPFHAQHTGAGSGLGPGQYSPQYQTDLAQAGRGHTFGSAPRSAAAVESGVGGSGALDGPGPGAYEVRVTRDGRSVDGGDGSGAARFGTALRLAEEGTSATMSAGPGPGAYMPEAFTDMGAGGGNAALSSVVRFGTAPRILGGGDAGAAADVPGPGAYEPNPAMWWPTAPSISFPRANAAHALGGTDTPGPGAYITTTLAPPRAAHFGSAPRFEEGGTANAVSVPGPNAYSPNDAATLPAQSAHRFGAAARLTSVVEGAAEVDGVGPGAYDVETGLAYSSQGLTTAAYSFPRAGGSGSSRGQPSLGDKVAGGVAAFPGPGAYHLPPAFPEGPQWGFGTSMRSVAATGEAIVSSALATASPGPGEYAVPVPAPLHSGSSFPKAAIASPTGESISPGPGAYDVVDTAVRPSAPGVRFGSAVRHACADVSAVNLEAVAVGAHDEGAPWMPGPGAYSPNMNASSTLRSTRAGPTFAQAPRMAPSASVDAAGGRAGGEGSNIGPGAYDLQGGLSVSAAAAHRFGTAPRMPPTTASGAAAKSDVGPGSYEYPVTVQEHRRSALMLSRHNDLSGTTCNTPGPGAYDTTAALAAVQTSAAAYTFGTAPTQQRQSTETEMDALHTSPGPGSYDAASAYVSTQVARHPGGFTMQGRPVASMQVEPAEGPGPAAYAADTSAASVAPAHRFGTAPRMLSAPNGDAGVGPGTYDLPPLHATHQLVSFTQAPREVVIGPHDGGAGNLHSGDVRGGYVGGGTPGPGSYDVGSAIDSIQMGGRGPSITIPRGPRPVLRSGDVDASPLVGPGTYNPVYPTSHYHGGDSSGIHGPSAAFGLAERPVNVVKGSSDAPGPGTYDPHYPNLTNGVGIGSSFGSAARMDDVAAAALAATPGPGAYAVASSFHATSAAGSAPAVHFGTSKRPSAVLNENPGPGSYAVAHSNTAAAPSFGHTTRPDLLLNTNPGPGTYSLSPTWISGVGGATVGQSFGLSDRPTPVLNTNPGPGAYYRASNIDGASAAAGPSFGIGERMCVATGTATPGPGAYYKESLSAARGPSFGLAERPGPELNTNPGPGAYYRNSAASVAAGGAVGTSAGFGLGERHNPKLNDNPGPGTYFRGTLPAATQPRLRRPTAADTLRKLASVGYPTLASKTTPTTANTTTERHVTT, encoded by the coding sequence aTGCCGTCCTCATCCTCTTACGCAGCGTACCTACATGAAGTGGCACTGGAGATGAACGCCACTGTCTCCCCGGGCGCTATCACGATGTGCCCTACCACAGACGCTACTGAGGTCATTGCAGCCCGTACGACCGTGGCAGTGCCACCATCGCGGCTATTGAGGCATAGACACCAGCAGGGCTACGACGCCAATCATGGCCACACCAACAGtagcgccaccaccagctgctgcagcgaccaACACACGACAGAGTCGTATGAGGGCTCCTACGCTTATGATTACCTGCAGGTGCCGGCGGTGGGATGCCTCAGTCGCTCcaacgcggtgctgctctaTGAGGGGTggaagcagcaacagcagcggcgcgtgcaGGCCCACATGCAACGCAGCTCCCACAGTACCCGCGGAGTTGCTGTGCATTCGTCTTCGGCCCCGTACACCACCAGCCACCTGACAGCCGGCATAGCCACACGAGAGAACGAGCACAAAGTCAACGTGGACGCCATGCAGCGCTCTTTCCAGCACTTGTACGCAGTGATGAAGAATGAAGGCCGCCGTCAACTCCACGGCACCGCCGAGACTGGAAGAGCTGCTCACCTCTCACACTCCATCTCCTGCTCGCCGCATCGGCAAAGTCGCAAAAGTTCCACGCGCTCGCGCCGGTGCCATCCGGACACGGCATCTCAGCAGACACAGCACGGTGCCTCTACTGCAATTTACATTCCCTCCATCGACTTTGACAGTGACGACATCATCATCGAAGATGTCAGTCGCCATCGTTCCGGCATGAAGACTGTGCAAGCGGCGAAGGAAGCGATGAGGGCGGAGAAGTGTGTGGAAATTTCGAAGAGCCCGCAACCTGCTGCGGGATCGACAGCGATCAGCGTAAAAGTGGTGTCGCCTGCGCCCACCAGCACAGATACCTCCGTGATCACCTCCAGCCCTTCGAAGCCATCGACCTCATCCTCGCGCTCATGCTCGCCTCCACGGCAGTCTCGGGGTCAGCGGAACCAGTGCCCAAGGTGCTGTCGCCGATGCGATTTGTGTCACTGCGTCGGTCTACCGCGTCAGGTGAGCGTTCATGCACGCCACTCTGGCGGCGTGGTGGCCGTTGCTGGTGCCGCTAGGGGTGAGTCCCACCcccgctcttcctcgccaGCGGGCGGCTGTTGGTCAACGGCGGCTGTCGACTCCGTGCGCCTGCAGTGGCCGGGTCAGTCACGTACGGGGTCCTCTCGGTGCCcgtcgccacagcagccgtcCTCACCAGAGGCACGATGCAGCTCTACACGAAGCGCGCGCCACAAGAGCAGACAGAAGTCTCCCGCTCACGGCAGGCATGATCGCCGTTATGATCGGCGTGTTGACCGCAGTCGCCATGGGCACCACAGAGAAACGTcgtcgacggcggcagcggttcTCCGCGACATCGCCACGCGCACCTGCACGTGCTACTGGGCCGAGTTCCCCGGCTTGACTATGGCGGTGAACCCAGTCTCGCATGCTGCTGGCTGTCCATACCAGGCGCACGAGGTCCTCTACACAGAGGTCATGCTGGCGAGCAAAGttgacgacggcagcagcagctcctccagcacctcctctcgcAGTCgatgctcctcctcgtcctcctcagaCGGCCGCTGCGACAAGTCTGGTAGGCGAAGCACTTCGAAGCATCGCCGGCAGGAACGCAGTACCGGCACTGCGGACGCGTCGGGGCGGCACGATGATgccaggcagcggcgcacggcGCAGCTCAGGAAGACGCTGGATGACCCCGAGGCGAAGCGTACTCGTggccgcgccgccgtcatGGGCTCTGCGAAACGACGGACGTACATTGAGATGATGATGGACGCTGCTCGCGACTCCCTGCCGTCAGCGTCATCGCGGCGGCCACGCTCTGGTGGCCACGGCAGCACGGCAAAGGCCACGGCATCCTCGTTCACAACGAAGAAATATCTCAaggccactgcagcggcaacgcccttactctcctcctcgatggctCAGGGTAGACTACCAACCGGAGAAGCACCGCCAAAGCTCGAAGATGAACAGCCCCAAGAACaatcaccgccgcctccctcaaGTCGTTCAGCATCAGAGAATGATagagcagtggcagcggcagaggcaggcGAAGGTGCAACAGCTGTGGAAAAGAAGCACGATAAGGccggcagtagcagcaggGAGGAGAAGCCGCCGAGCGCCAGCGTTGGGGAGGCCGTAGGTAGCACGTCGTACGGCAACAAACCACCAGCACAGGAGACAGAGAAGTCGCCACTGCCCAACGAAGAGAGCCCCTTGCGGGCCCTCTCCcgcccgcgctgccgccccgCCGTTGGGGTGCCAGGCCCCGGATCCTACCACGTGGATCTTGCCTACGCGGCCAGCTCTGCGGCGCACGGGATTCGCGGTGCATCGATTCCGAAGGCGCCCCGCATGCCCGCCGTCAAGTCCACCACTCCAGGCCCAGGCGCCTACGACGTGTACAagcgtgaagaagaagagcgcaagCAGCTCACTGCGGAGGTCATCGCTGTTagggctgcggcggcgaccaccaccaccgatgGGGACGCtgcgaaaggaaaggaaacaGACGCCACACCAGCCGCGGGCAAGCCGGTTATCGGCAAAGGTATCGTTTTCGCCAGCACCGGTGcccggcagctgcagctgcagtatGGTGATGCCTACGTGCACACCTCCACCTGGGCGAAGCGCGCAGCGGCCGTGCCGGGCCCCGGTGCATACAACATCGTCGACGGCGACCACTACGACCAAAGCAAGCCGCTCGGCGCAGCACGGATGGGCTACCACTTTTCCAAGTCCGCTGATGGGGCGCACttctgtgccgccgccgccgccgccaccgtagCAGGCGGAAGCGCGGAGAGGCAGGACGGCGCGTCATCATCCCCGTCTCCTGCCCCAGAGAAGGCAGGCATacgggcggcagcagagctcCTGCGCGCCTCGTTCGTCGTGCCGTGGCGCGACTGGGCCGGCGGCGCGTACATCGGCACGACCACATCCAACTTCGTGGCGCACCCGTCCCTGGCCGGTGGCGATCGGCGCACCCTTGGACAGACTGTCGCTGCAGACCTCACCAGGGTCAGCTGCAGCAAAGCATCAGCTGCCGTAGCGGCGGCTgaggccgctgccgacggAAGTGTGTGGAAgggcgtcggcagcggcgtagcCCTGCGTCTGACCAGCCAACGCTTCCCTGTGGAAGTGGCAAATGcacccgccaccgccgtcacagCCACTGCCGTGGCTAAAGTACAAGGCTCGAAGACCGAGAGCAATGCAAATGCTGAAGGCGCCGCTCCACCGTGCGGAGGACCTGGCCCAGCCACGTACGACCTCGAGAGCGCACTTCGGTGGGTGCACCGTCGCGCTCCAGCGGTGTCTATGACATTCCGCCACGACCGCGGTCCGCGAGAGCCGCTCTGCTCTGTTGGGGGAGCCACCGATGACGGCATCCTTTCTAGCGCAGTCGGCGGCGGAGCAACGCTGCtttcgctgtcgtcgtcaccgcaccacctcagcGATGACGCCGGGCTCAGCCCTGGACCCGGTACGTACgacgtgcgcagcggcgaggcgTGGCGCAGGCGGTGCAGTCCGCAGTGGTCCTttggcaccgcagcacgaCACGTCTCGAGCGCGGCAGTGCCTGTGAGCGCAGCTGGTGAAGGAACAAATGACTTGAACAGTGGGAACCTGGGCGCCGTCGGACATCCCGGCCCAGGCGCCTACGACACAGAGACTGGCTATCGTGCGTTGCAGCGCTCCGCGGCGAGCGCGCTCATGGGCACTGCGGCGCGGTTCACTGTCGATCACAGCGACCGCGCCAGTGCTCAGGCCAGTGCAACCGAGGCTGGCATCGCAGACGATGGCGTGCGTGCAGGCCCAAGCATCTACGATGTGGAGAACTGCTAcgcagtgctgcgcgagcgcatCAAGGGTGGCGTCATACCGCGCGCCGGGGCGGCTGCGTGGGCAAAGGTCGGcagcgaagaggcgcagtGCAGTGGGCCGGGCCCTGGTGCGTACACCCTGCCGGCTCTGCCACCGAGTGGTGCCACAGCATTCCTTAGCACGAGTGCGCCGCGCTTTCCGTGGGAACAGACGCCGGCTGCCACCGTGGCGAACGGTGAAGGGCAAGGAGCTACAGTAGCAGCTGGGGCGTACCCGCTCCACCCCTCTACCGACCTCTTCCGTGCCAATCAAGTCGCTCCAGGCCCCGGCTCCTATGACATCGACGCCGCCACGAGCCTCGTGAACCGCCCCGGCGCTATCATCGGCCGCGCTCCACGAGCCTCACTGCTCGTGCCGACTGGGGCAACCTCCGAAAATGTGGGTCCCGGCAGCTACATGCTGCCCGCACTGCCGGTTGGCCGAGGGGCCGTGATGCTCActgcgcgtgcctgtgccgctgccgaggcgggAGACGCGGCAGAGCAACCAGGTCCGGGGCTCTACGACCCTGTGGACATGCGTGCGTCGTCAGCGCGCGCCTTTTCGCTGGCTCGCACGAGCGCGCGCTTCCCGGACAGTGACGCCCACGCTGCCGACGCCCCGGGCCCCTGCGCGTACGGCCCTCCTGCCGCGCCCGTGacccgcagcgccgtctttAACACGGCGCCTCGCTTTTTGCCCAACAGTGGCGACGTCGCGGACTCGCTCGTAGGGCCTGGCAGCTACGACCCGTACAGACCGAacacagcggcgccagcgcacCGCATCGCCCGCGCCCGCCGCTTTcccgacggcgacggcgacggcgacggtaCAGGCGCGGACAGCGTCGGCCCCGGCGCGTACGAGGTGGTGGACCTCAGCCCACCCGGGCGGAGCGCGGTGATGGGCTCTGCAGTGGCACGTCCGACACTGGAGTGGAAGGATGGCAACAGTGACGGCGTAACTGCGGTCGGTTCGGCAGCAGTAGGGCCTGGCCCCGGCGCCTACAGCCCACAGTACGCCCAAGTCGAGAGAAGCGCGCCACGGGTGGTGCTGGCACGCGCCCCTGCCGgacgcggcgccgtcgaTTACTACGCGAGCGGTGATGCATCGATGCCGTTCCATGCGCAGCACACCGGTGCCGGCTCTGGGCTGGGGCCGGGCCAATACTCCCCGCAGTACCAAACCGACCTAGCGCAGGCAGGACGCGGCCACACCTTCGGCTCCGCCCCtcgctctgccgccgccgtggaaAGCGGTGTGGGTGGTAGCGGCGCCCTGGATGGGCCAGGCCCTGGTGCCTACGAAGTGCGGGTGACGCGGGATGGTCGATCCGTGGACGGgggcgacggcagtggcgcggcgcgcTTTGGCACTGCGCTACGGTtggcagaggagggcacCTCAGCGACAATGTCCGCAGGCCCGGGGCCTGGAGCATACATGCCGGAGGCGTTCACAGACATgggcgccggcggtggcaacgcAGCGCTCTCGTCGGTGGTGCGCTTTGGAACAGCTCCGCGCATcttgggcggcggcgacgccggcgcggcggcggacgTCCCGGGCCCCGGGGCGTACGAACCGAACCCCGCTATGTGGTGGCCAACTGCTCCGTCCATCAGCTTCCCACGCGCCAACGCTGCCCACGCCCTTGGCGGCACAGACACCCCGGGGCCAGGAGCGTACATCACAACAACACTCGCACCCCCCCGCGCAGCCCACTTCGGGTCTGCGCCTCGATTTGAGGAGGGCGGTACTGCAAACGCAGTGAGTGTGCCAGGCCCCAACGCCTACTCGCCAAACGACGCCGCGACTCTCCCGGCGCAATCGGCGCACCGCTTCGGAGCAGCGGCCCGCCTGACCAGCGTGGTTGAGGGAGCTGCTGAGGTGGACGGCGTTGGTCCTGGTGCCTATGATGTGGAGACGGGCCTGGCGTACAGCTCGCAGGGGCTAACCACTGCCGCCTACAGCTTTCCCCGtgctggcggcagtggaAGTTCTCGTGGCCAGCCGAGCTTGGGGGATAAGGTGGCTGGTGGGGTGGCGGCATTTCCTGGTCCAGGAGCGTACCATCTGCCTCCCGCCTTTCCCGAAGGTCCGCAGTGGGGGTTCGGCACCTCGATGAGGAGTGTAGCAGCAACAGGCGAAGCGATTGTATCGTCAGCcctcgccactgcctctCCAGGCCCAGGCGAGTACGCCGTGCCGGttcctgcgccgctgcacagcGGCTCCTCGTTCCCGAAGGCAGCGATTGCGTCACCAACAGGCGAGAGCATCTCGCCTGGACCTGGGGCATACGATGTGGTGGATACAGCAGTGCGACCGTCTGCGCCTGGGGTCCGCTTCGGGAGCGCAGTGCGACACGCCTGCGCTGACGTGTCTGCCGTCAACCTTGAGGCTGTGGCGGTCGGCGCCCACGATGAAGGCGCGCCGTGGATGCCAGGGCCGGGCGCGTATTCGCCAAATATGAATGCCTCCTCTACACTACGCTCTACCCGAGCTGGGCCGACCTTCGCGCAGGCGCCACGCATGGCGCCGTCTGCGTCGGTCGATGCTGCGGGTGGGCGTGCGGGGGGCGAGGGAAGTAACATCGGCCCAGGCGCTTACGATCTTCAAGGCGGTTTGTCGGTcagtgcggcggcagcacaccgTTTCGGCACCGCGCCGCGCATgccgcccaccaccgcctccggtgctgccgccaagAGTGACGTCGGACCGGGGAGCTATGAATACCCAGTCACCGTTCAAGAGCACCGGCGCTCAGCGCTGATGCTGAGTCGTCACAACGACTTGTCGGGCACCACATGCAACACGCCGGGCCCCGGTGCGTATGataccaccgctgcactcGCGGCCGTTCAGacttcggcggcggcgtaCACCTTCGGcacagcgccgacgcagcagcggcagtcgaCGGAAACAGAGATGGACGCGTTGCACACGTCGCCGGGTCCTGGGTCCTACGACGCAGCTTCCGCGTACGTCTCGACTCAAGTAGCGCGGCATCCGGGCGGGTTCACCATGCAAGGACGCCCGGTAGCATCGATGCAAGTGGAGCCGGCAGAGGGACCTGGACCAGCTGCGTACGCTGCCGACACCTCGGCTGCATCGGTAGCTCCAGCGCATCGCTTCGGTACAGCCCCGCGGATGCTGAGTGCCCCCAACGGCGACGCTGGTGTCGGTCCTGGCACCTACGACCTCCCACCGCTGCACGCCACTCATCAATTGGTGAGCTTCACGCAAGCCCCACGGGAGGTGGTCATAGGCCcgcacgacggcggcgccggcaacCTGCACAGCGGAGACGTGCGTGGCGGTTATGTCGGCGGTGGTACTCCCGGACCAGGGTCGTACGACGTCGGGAGTGCCATCGACTCCATACAGATGGGTGGACGAGGACCGAGCATCACCATTCCGCGTGGCCCGCGGCCAGTTCTGCGCAGTGGAGACGTCGACGCCTCCCCACTCGTGGGGCCAGGCACGTACAACCCTGTCTACCCGACGTCGCACTAccacggcggcgacagcagcggcattcACGGTCCCTCCGCAGCCTTCGGCCTGGCAGAGCGTCCTGTGAACGTTGTCAAGGGCAGCAGTGACGCACCTGGCCCGGGCACGTATGACCCCCACTACCCAAATCTCACCAACGGAGTTGGGATTGGGTCGTCCTTCGGATCTGCGGCACGGATGGACGacgtggctgcagcggcctTGGCAGCTACCCCCGGTCCCGGCGCCTACGCAGTGGCGTCCTCCTTCCACGCGACCTCGGCTGCTGGTtcagcgccggcggtgcACTTCGGCACCTCGAAGCGGCCATCAGCAGTGCTGAACGAAAACCCAGGTCCTGGCAGCTACGCAGTCGCCCATTCCAAcactgccgcggcgccatcgtTTGGGCACACGACGCGGCCAGACCTGCTGCTCAACACGAACCCCGGCCCCGGCACGTACAGCCTGTCGCCGACGTGGATCAGCGGCGTCGGTGGCGCTACTGTCGGCCAGAGCTTTGGACTTTCGGATCGCCCTACGCCGGTGCTCAACACGAACCCCGGCCCAGGCGCCTACTACCGCGCGAGCAATATTGATGGCGCATCGGCTGCGGCGGGCCCGAGCTTCGGCATTGGCGAGCGGATGTGCGTGGCAACAGGCACGGCTACACCAGGGCCTGGCGCCTACTACAAGGAGTCGTTGTCGGCAGCGCGGGGGCCGTCCTTTGGGTTGGCGGAGCGGCCAGGTCCTGAGCTGAACACAAATCCAGGCCCTGGCGCCTACTATAGAAACTCAGCAGCGTCGGTAGCAGCGGGTGGGGCGGTGGGCACAAGTGCTGGCTTCGGGCTTGGCGAGCGCCACAACCCGAAACTGAATGACAACCCCGGACCAGGAACCTACTTCAGAGGTACACTGCCCGCCGCCACCCAACCACGCCTGCGACGGCCTACGGCGGCAGACACCTTGCGAAAGCTCGCCAGCGTTGGGTACCCGACACTGGCGAGCAAGACGACGCCAACGACagccaacaccaccaccgagaGGCATGTCACTACATGA